AGCAGACTGCATTGATTTAGATTTAGGATTTACTCCAGCCACTAATTTGATTGCCATTCGTCGGTTATCGTTAGCGGTTGGAGCGCGATCGCAAGCCCCTGCTGCATGGCTCGATTTCCCAGACTTCACGCTGAAACGATTGGAACAACACTACCACCGATTATCCTACGATCGCTACGAGTACACATCACCCGATGCGGGCTATGCCGATGTTTTAGAGGTGGATGATGATGGGGCGATCGCTTATTATCCCCAACTTTGGGAGCAGGAGAGATGAAGATCAAGCTTAACCGTCATCTTTGAAGGCGATGAAACAATATGAAAATTCTTGCGATCGGGGCAACAGGTTTTGCGGGTTCCCGTGTCACTCGCCAATTAATCGCGCAGGGACATCAAGTTGCCCGGTTTCACCGGGGTAATACTACTGCCAGCGACTCGGATTCGATCGTTCATTTCTATGGCACACGCAATCAGTTACCCAACTTCAAAGCCCAATTTGAACAATTTGCTCCCGATGTTGTGCTCGACATCATCCCTTTTACAGAAGCACAAGCCCAGGATGTTGTTCAAGTCTTGGGCGGTTTCACTCAGCGTATTGTTGCCATTAGCAGTGGAGATGTTTACCGAAAC
Above is a window of Oscillatoria sp. FACHB-1407 DNA encoding:
- a CDS encoding NAD-dependent epimerase/dehydratase family protein; this encodes MKILAIGATGFAGSRVTRQLIAQGHQVARFHRGNTTASDSDSIVHFYGTRNQLPNFKAQFEQFAPDVVLDIIPFTEAQAQDVVQVLGGFTQRIVAISSGDVYRNYEGFAGPG